The nucleotide window ATAATTGCAAAGATGAATTTAATTCTGCACGGAATCAAAGACTACGAGATCTTCATTGGTGACAGTCTTTCAAATCCCAGATTCGGAGAATGCGACTACGTATTGGCAAATCCGCCATGGAATCAGGATTACAACGTAGAAGCCTTAAGAGATCCGAAAGTGAAGAGGATCTACACCACCTTTGCAAGAGACGGTTTTCCGCCGAGTAGTTCGATGGACTGGGCTTGGATTCAGCTAATGCTTTTCTTTGCAAAAAAGAAAGTCGGGATAATTTTGGATAACGGAGCTCTTTTCAGAGGAGGAAGAGAAAAAAAGATCAGAGAAGAGATCGTGAAAAAGGATTTGCTCGAAGCTGTGATTTTACTTCCTGAAAAGCTGTTCTACAACACAGGTGCACCGGGATGCATAATGGTCTTCAACAAGAGAAAAGTCGAGGAAAGAAGGGGAAAAGTGATTTTCATAAACGCAAGCAACGAATTCGAAAAGCATTCTGAAATCAAAAGGCTCAACCAACTCGGAGAAAAGAACATTGAGAGGATCGTAAACGCTTACAGAGAATTCAAAGATGTCGAAGGATTTTCTAAAGTCGTAAGCTTGGAGGAGATTGCCAAGAACGATTTCAATCTTAACGTTACGCTTTACGTTTTCATAATTGAGCAATCTGAGGAAATAGATCTGAGTAAAGAGATAGAGGAGCTCAAAAAATTAATGGCTGAGAGGGAAGTAGTTTTAAACAAGACTATAAACTTTGTTGAAGAAATCTTGAAGGCATATAAATGAAAAGTGGAACTCATGATTACTCGAAAATGATATAAATTTGTAAATGCGAGATATTTTGATGTCTTTGGGAGAAACTTTAAGTGAAAAGGAACTCTTAGAATCTCTTGATAAGACTTTTGAATTCATTCAAGGAGCTATAAGTTACAAAATTTTATTACTGTTCTTATTTTACAAGGCTTTAAGCGACAAGTGGCTAAAAGCGGTTGAAGATTACAAAAAGGAAGGATATACGCAAACTAAAGCCTATTTGCTTGCAAATCAAGATTTCTACGTTCTATTTGATGAAGAAGAGCAGAAGCTATTGACTTGGCATGAGGTGATGAAAAAGAAAGAGACGATGATGGAACTCGCCAATTCTATTAAAAGATTATCTAGACTCAACGAGCGATTCAATGAACTTGAAAGTTTTATTGATACTCTTAAGTTGCAATTCTTGAACACAAATGAGAACTTAAAAAACATAAACGAAATCTTGAAAGTGTTTAATTCCTTAAACTTTTCAAATGCAGGTTCTGATATAATCGGACTTGGTTATACCTACATTCTGAGAAAATATGAACCAGAAAAATCTAAAAAAGGAAAAAACTACACACCAAGAGAACTGGCTAAGTTGCTGGTAACATTAGTTGAAATAGAAAACGGAGTAAAAGTTCTTGATCCTGCTGTTGGTTCTGGAACTATACTCGTTGAGGCTTGGAAATTTTTATCGCAAAAAGAAACTCCACAAATTCTTTTATTTGGTCAAGATATCGACCCCGAACCAGCATTATTTGCAAAATTAAACTTAGTTTTGCACGGAATCAAGGATTACGAGATCTTCATTGGTGACAGTCTTTCAAATCCCAGATTCGGAGAATGCGACTACGTATTGGCAAATCCGCCATGGAATCAGGATTACAACGTAGAAGCCTTAAAAGATCCGAAAGTGAAGAGGATCTACACCACCTTTGCAAGAGACGGTTTTCCGCCGAGTAGTTCGATGGACTGGGCTTGGATTCAGCTGATGCTTTTCTTTGCAAAAAAGAAAGTCGGGATAATTTTGGATAACGGAGCTCTTTTCAGAGGAGGAAGAGAAAAAAAGATCAGAGAAGAGATCGTGAAAAAGGATTTGCTCGAAGCTGTTGTTCTATTTCCGCCAAAGTTGTTCAAAGATAAGCAAGAAAGACAAGGTTGTATTATTATTTTCAACAAAAATAAACCCGAATATAAAAAGGGTAAAGTTATATTTATTAATGCGAGCAACGAATTCGAAAAGCATCCCGAAGAAAAGGCATTGAACATTCTGACTTCTGAGAATATTAAAAAAATATATGATGCAATTAAAGAATTCAAAGATGTCGAAGGATTTTCTAAAGTCGTAAGCTTGGAGGAGATTGCCAAGAACGATTTCAATCTTAACGTTACGCTTTACGTTTTCCCATTAGAGAAAAGCGAAGAGATAGACGTATTCAAAGAGTTTGAAGAGCTAAAAGCACTTGAAATGGAGAGAGCTGAAATAATGACGAAGCTGGAGGGATACATTCAGCAGATAAAGGAGGCGATTAAATGAAAATAGAGTTCTACAAGGAGACGGAATTTAAAGATACTGAGATTGGGAGGATACCGAAGGATTGGGAAGTTGTGAAGCTCGGAGATGAGAAAGTTTCCACCCTCGTTAAGTCGGGTAGCACCCCGTTAAAAAAAATAGAAGAATATTGGAACGGGGAAATACCATTTGTAACGCAAAAAGATATGACTAAAGTCGATCACTATTTGTATGATACTTCTGAAAAAATAACTGAGTTGGGGCTGAGAAGTTCCAACTTGCTTCTTATTCCAGAAAATTCTATTCTCTTATCGATGTACGGGACTATTGGAAAAATTGTTATAAATAAAATTCCTGTTTCAATTAGTCAAAATATAGCAGCTATAAGATTAAATAAGAAAAATGTTGATGAAGAATACCTCTATTATGCTCTCCAAATATATTCCTTCCAGTTTAAAAGGCAAGCAAAAACCATTACTCTAAAGCATTTAGATATCAAAATAGTCAAAAATACCCTTATACCTCTTCCACCCCTTCCAGAACAACAAAAAATCGCTGAAATTCTTTCAACTGTTGATGAAGCCATTCAGAAAACAAACGAGGTCATAGCTAAGACTGAACGCTTGAAGAGGGGCTTGATGCAAGAGCTTTTGACGAAAGGGATAGGGCACAAGGAGTTTAAGGATACTGAGATTGGGAGGATACCGAAGGATTGGGAAGTTGTAAAACTAAGTGACGTTGCTCAAATTAGAGGTATAAAAAAACTAAGCGAGCTTGATAAAGTTGCTTTCATACCAATGGAACTTATTCCTGATGTCGAGATTTTCGTGAAATACGAAATACGAGATGTAAAAGATGTAAAAAGTTATACCTATTGTGAAGCTGGCGATCTATTGCTTTCAAAGATAACCCCTTGTTTTGAGAATGGGAAACAAGGCATAGTTCCGTTGAACGTGCCAAATGGTTTTGCACTTGCAACAACAGAAGTATTTCCGATTGTTTGTCGAGGAATTGATAAACTATTTTTATTTTATATTCTGAAACTTAGTAAGTTCCGAAAAATTCTTGAATTTTCTATGAGAGGGACAACTGGTAGGCAAAGAGTTCCTAAAAATTCTGTTGAGAGACTTAGAATACCATTACCACCTTCAAGTGAACAACAAAAAATCGCTGAAATTCTTTCCACAGTCGATAAAAAACTCGAACTTGAAAGAAACGAAAAGGTAAAATTAGAAAGAATCAAGCAAGGACTGATGGATTTGCTTCTTACTGGAAAAGTTCGGATTAAGTTGAAGGAGACCTGAAGGATTCGATTCCGAGTTTCTTTATCAACACTGTGCTAAAGAAGTGCCAAGCATAGTTTTTCCATTTTACCTTTTCAAAGTTCTGTCAAAAATGAGTAAGCTGTATCGTAAAGAGAAAAATTGGAAAGGCTCTACTCGAAATTATAACGTAATATTTAAATCGTCATTTTCATTTTAAAGACCAATGATTTATGTCTTCATAGACGAAAGCGGAGATCTTGGTTTTACAGAAAAGTCGAGCAAATTTTATGTTATCGCAACCGTGGAAGTTAAAGACTTGAGAATTCCAAGAGGCGTTATTAAAAGCGTTAGGAAGAGTTTACACAAAAAGAAAAAAGATATTTCTGAGTTTAAGTTTTCAAGATCAAGCGATGAATTGAGGAAGAAACTGCTCAATAAAGCGGTAGAAAGCGACATGTTATTTTCCGCAATCATTCTTGAGAAAAGAAAAGTTTACGATTACCTTAGGGACAAAAAAGATAAATTGCATAACTACTTAACTGGCTTTTTGGCTAATTCTCTGGAATACTACGCCCAAGAAAAAGCCTTCAAAATCGTAGTGGACAAATTCATAATGAGCAGGGAACAGAGGGCTGATTTTGACCACTATTTCAAGACAAGACTTTACAACAACTGCAAAATCCTAAAGAGAGTAGATATTACTCATGAGGACTCACAGCAAAATCCCGGATTGCAAATAGCGGATTTTGTAGCAGGAGCTATTTTTCGACGCTATGAAAGAGGTTTAACCGACTTCTACGACATAATCAAACCGAAGCTTAGATACGAGGATAGAAAATGGTTTTAAATCGGCCCCGTCCTACTCCATCCCACCCCGCTTACGCGGGCCTCATCGTTTCGGACGGAGGGGGCAAATTGCCCGACCTTACCCAATTAAAGTAGCTTAATAAAGTATATAATCCTTTCTTTTTAACTTAATTTAATAAATTAGCCACATGCTTAATTCAGCAACTTCTAAAATTGAATTTGGTTGAGCAAATCAAAAAATATTGAAAAAATCGAAAGGATGAAGAAAGATCATGGATTTTTGGTTGTAAAAGTTCGATTTGAGTTGAAAAGAGAATTCAAAATATATATAACCGAAAGTTTTACTTAGAAGATCTAAAAATAAATTTGATGGTTGACACCTTAAACGAATACCTTGACTTTCTAAAGAAAATTGAAGAAGATAAAGTCTCAAAACCAGAATTGGCTAATTATATTGAGGAAGAACTTTATCCAGCATTAATTTTTGAAGAAAAACATCTTAATGAGCTCTATACAATTCATGAAATTCTGGATTATTTTGAAAAAGAGATCTCTACGTATTCTGAACAGGAAGTAAGAAAAACGATAAAAGAATATGAAATAAAGTTAGGACGAAAATTAAAGGGAAAAGATAAGATCAAAATTGAGCAATCGGCGAAGGAAGTCCTTCACCTAATTATAGAAGAATACAAAAATATAAATTTATTTGAGAAACAAGACGAAATAATCAAAGATTGGTTAAATGACGCCTTAAAAGAACTTCAACGTGCTAAAATTCTTTACAAATGTTTAGAAAAAGATCCAGACGGGTATATCCAGCATTTGGGGATGGCAGTTGAGAAAATGATGAAAGCTTATGGGATGATTCTGGGAATAATCGAAGAAAAAAAGCTAATAGAAAAGATAGGACATACTTCATCCAAAATTTACACTTTATTAATTGACCGCATTAGAAAAAGCCCAAATAAAGAAAAAATTTTACAGCTAATTAATTTTAATTCACAGAAATTCGAATACGTAGTAAAGATTCTTGAAAAGCCTTCTGAAAGATTAGGCACCGAAGATATAGTGTTATTGGATATGTTTATCCCGTCCGCTATTGAATTTTATGAGTTCTTGAAATCTTTCCTAAGTCCATCAGGAATTGACGAATCCAAAAAGATTTTCATCGGAAACATAATATTCTTTGCTTATACCCTCCCTTTTATTTCAGTATTGTTTTCTTATCTCTACAACCTTAGATATCCCGACACAAGAAAAGAGAAGCATATCAACTATCTTGAGATGAATATAACAAAAAACTTTGAGAAGATTGCTTCCATATTGGAAACATTTATTAAAAATAGTATTAATATGCTCAATGCGGTTACACTAAAATATTTCCCATTGCACAACTCGATTGAAAAACATTTAAAACCGATTAAAGACATTAAATCCGATGATAGAAAACTAAAAACGATCAAGAAGGCTATAAATGACATAAAACGTGATAAAGAGGTTCGAATACTTTTAGATAGGGTAAAAGCCCATCCAAAGTTTAAAAATTGGTTGAAAAGTCCCTGAAAGGGTAAGTTAAAGAATGAAGAACATGAAATGATAAATGAGATTAAAGAGAAAAAATGGTTCCAATTCGAAACATTTTTATTTTAGAAATCCAAAATTATCTCGATGCTCCAAACAGAAGCTAAAGTTCACGAAGAAATAAAAAAGAAACTTGAAGAACTTGGATGGGAAAATGGGCATGAAATCCTGAAATTCAAGGAAAACGATTTAATTCCTGAATTCTACTTTTCAGAAATCCTCGAGAAAAAAGTTTTAGAAATAAACGATTTTCTTGAAAATCTTGAAGAAGACGAGAAAAGGGAAATTCTTGATGATTTGAAGACCGAGCTTGAAAACGCAACAGAAGAAAGATTTCTTGCATTCCTAAGGCATGGCGTCCCTTTGAAAATTGGAGATGAAATCAAATCCGTAAAGCTCATAGGAGGCGATGATCTTTTCTTCTTCCTTCATGAAGCAAAGTTTAAGGGTTCACCTGAGAACATAAAGCCTGATTTTACCCTTTTCATCAATGGCTTGCCAGTAGTGATAATTGAAGCGAAGTCTGAAGCTATTCCGTATTCTCATACTGAAGCTTTGAAGCAAATAAGGAGATACGAAATGTTCAGCCCAGAGCTTTTCAATTTTGTTCAATTTGCGGTAGCTTACGGAGACGAGAAGCTTTACACAGCAACGATGCCAAATTGGAGAAGAGAAGAGAAAGACATTCCAGCTTTTCGCTGGAGAGTAAATAAGCAGAACAACATCTTCGATTTGCTAACGCCTGAAAGAATTGTTGAATTCCTAAAGTATTTCATCTTTTACCTCTACGATAAGGATAAGGGGATAAAATCGAAACTAATAGCAAGATACAATCAATATTCTGCAACAAAGAAGGCAATGAAAAGAATTGAGGATCATCTGAATGGTGGAAAAAGCAAAGGTCTTATCTGGCATTGGCAAGGATCGGGA belongs to Archaeoglobaceae archaeon and includes:
- a CDS encoding N-6 DNA methylase produces the protein MIWNLGSSPTRDELIRALKAGADYIRGGVDYKVLLLFLFYKVLSDKWLKAVEDYKKEGYTQTKAYLLANETHYILFDEEEQKLLTWHEVMKKRETIIDLVNALIRISKLNPTLSDLQKLIEVLGLKSFVNSENVHNIQKISEIFNTFNFSEISYDVLGDAYMWILNYFAPEKAKEGENYTPQEVVKLLVRLLDIENGSKILDPALGSASMLIESWNYVAKKEKPDLKLFGQERNDLMGIIAKMNLILHGIKDYEIFIGDSLSNPRFGECDYVLANPPWNQDYNVEALRDPKVKRIYTTFARDGFPPSSSMDWAWIQLMLFFAKKKVGIILDNGALFRGGREKKIREEIVKKDLLEAVILLPEKLFYNTGAPGCIMVFNKRKVEERRGKVIFINASNEFEKHSEIKRLNQLGEKNIERIVNAYREFKDVEGFSKVVSLEEIAKNDFNLNVTLYVFIIEQSEEIDLSKEIEELKKLMAEREVVLNKTINFVEEILKAYK
- a CDS encoding N-6 DNA methylase; this encodes MSLGETLSEKELLESLDKTFEFIQGAISYKILLLFLFYKALSDKWLKAVEDYKKEGYTQTKAYLLANQDFYVLFDEEEQKLLTWHEVMKKKETMMELANSIKRLSRLNERFNELESFIDTLKLQFLNTNENLKNINEILKVFNSLNFSNAGSDIIGLGYTYILRKYEPEKSKKGKNYTPRELAKLLVTLVEIENGVKVLDPAVGSGTILVEAWKFLSQKETPQILLFGQDIDPEPALFAKLNLVLHGIKDYEIFIGDSLSNPRFGECDYVLANPPWNQDYNVEALKDPKVKRIYTTFARDGFPPSSSMDWAWIQLMLFFAKKKVGIILDNGALFRGGREKKIREEIVKKDLLEAVVLFPPKLFKDKQERQGCIIIFNKNKPEYKKGKVIFINASNEFEKHPEEKALNILTSENIKKIYDAIKEFKDVEGFSKVVSLEEIAKNDFNLNVTLYVFPLEKSEEIDVFKEFEELKALEMERAEIMTKLEGYIQQIKEAIK
- a CDS encoding restriction endonuclease subunit S; this encodes MKIEFYKETEFKDTEIGRIPKDWEVVKLGDEKVSTLVKSGSTPLKKIEEYWNGEIPFVTQKDMTKVDHYLYDTSEKITELGLRSSNLLLIPENSILLSMYGTIGKIVINKIPVSISQNIAAIRLNKKNVDEEYLYYALQIYSFQFKRQAKTITLKHLDIKIVKNTLIPLPPLPEQQKIAEILSTVDEAIQKTNEVIAKTERLKRGLMQELLTKGIGHKEFKDTEIGRIPKDWEVVKLSDVAQIRGIKKLSELDKVAFIPMELIPDVEIFVKYEIRDVKDVKSYTYCEAGDLLLSKITPCFENGKQGIVPLNVPNGFALATTEVFPIVCRGIDKLFLFYILKLSKFRKILEFSMRGTTGRQRVPKNSVERLRIPLPPSSEQQKIAEILSTVDKKLELERNEKVKLERIKQGLMDLLLTGKVRIKLKET
- a CDS encoding DUF3800 domain-containing protein: MIYVFIDESGDLGFTEKSSKFYVIATVEVKDLRIPRGVIKSVRKSLHKKKKDISEFKFSRSSDELRKKLLNKAVESDMLFSAIILEKRKVYDYLRDKKDKLHNYLTGFLANSLEYYAQEKAFKIVVDKFIMSREQRADFDHYFKTRLYNNCKILKRVDITHEDSQQNPGLQIADFVAGAIFRRYERGLTDFYDIIKPKLRYEDRKWF